From the genome of Thermococcus chitonophagus, one region includes:
- a CDS encoding ATP-binding protein, protein MLDIESLKRIIITQREEIEEFMERENIIEREIDKEALLKFFSYPNILAILGVRRSGKSVLTWLLMRDKKFAYINFFDERLLSFSPNDYEKLMQAFYELYGDVKYFVFDEIQSVRGWERFLSRIRTTKKVIVTGSSSSLLSGELSTSLTGRYIGFTLYPFSFREFLKFKGVKLENNWMYSTKSIAKIKRLLEEYIKIGGFPEALKFGRVYLQTIYRDIVERDVVMRHNIREVHAIKELALYLLSNFSREITYSRLKNVIGLKDVHTVRNFVGYLEDAYLIFQLRRFSPKLKSQILSPRKVYVIDSGIINSVAFKSTKDIGKILENVVFVEILRRISYSFSNREVYYWRDRNGEVDFVIKEGNKVIQLIQVTYELNDENYRREVEALLRASKELKCNNLLIVTWDQEETLKENIKVVPLWKWLLI, encoded by the coding sequence TCTTCTCTTATCCAAATATCCTTGCAATCCTTGGAGTGAGAAGGTCAGGAAAATCAGTTCTCACGTGGCTCCTTATGAGAGACAAGAAGTTCGCCTACATAAACTTCTTTGACGAAAGATTACTTTCATTTTCTCCCAATGACTATGAAAAGCTGATGCAAGCATTCTATGAGCTTTATGGGGATGTCAAGTATTTTGTTTTTGACGAAATCCAGAGTGTAAGAGGTTGGGAAAGATTTCTTTCAAGAATAAGAACCACAAAGAAGGTCATAGTTACTGGAAGTAGCTCCTCGTTACTTTCAGGTGAGCTTTCAACTTCCCTAACTGGGAGGTATATAGGCTTCACGCTGTATCCCTTCAGCTTTAGGGAGTTTTTAAAGTTCAAGGGTGTTAAGTTGGAAAATAACTGGATGTACTCAACAAAAAGCATTGCGAAAATAAAGCGGCTTTTAGAGGAATACATAAAAATTGGAGGCTTTCCTGAAGCACTAAAGTTTGGTAGGGTTTACCTGCAGACTATATACAGGGATATAGTTGAACGGGATGTCGTTATGAGGCATAATATAAGGGAAGTCCATGCTATTAAGGAACTTGCCCTCTATTTGCTCTCTAACTTTTCACGGGAAATCACCTACAGTAGGTTAAAGAACGTGATTGGGCTGAAGGATGTTCACACGGTTAGAAACTTTGTTGGCTATTTAGAGGATGCTTACTTAATCTTCCAGCTAAGAAGGTTCTCTCCCAAACTGAAAAGCCAAATTTTGTCCCCCAGGAAGGTTTATGTAATTGATAGTGGGATTATAAACTCCGTTGCATTTAAATCCACTAAGGACATTGGCAAGATTTTAGAAAACGTAGTTTTTGTTGAGATCTTAAGAAGGATTAGCTATTCCTTCTCAAACAGGGAAGTGTACTACTGGAGGGACAGGAATGGTGAGGTTGATTTTGTCATTAAGGAAGGCAACAAGGTCATTCAACTTATCCAAGTAACATATGAGCTGAATGATGAGAACTACAGGAGGGAAGTTGAAGCCCTTCTCAGGGCCTCGAAAGAACTCAAATGTAACAACCTCTTGATAGTAACTTGGGATCAAGAAGAAACTCTTAAGGAGAACATTAAGGTCGTCCCCCTATGGAAGTGGCTTCTTATTTAA
- a CDS encoding LamB/YcsF family protein: protein MRVDLNSDLGESFGRYKLGLDEEVMKYITSANVACGWHAGDPLVMRKTIRLAKENGVEVGAHPGYPDLMGFGRRYMKLTPEEARNYILYQIGALYAFVRAEGLELQHVKPHGALYNAMVKEEDLARAVIEGILDFDKNLILVTLSNSRVAEIAEEMGLKVAHEVFADRAYNPDGTLVPRSQPGAVIHDKEEIAERVISMVKDGGVRAINGEWIELKVDTICVHGDNPKAVEITAHIRKKLEEEGVKIVPLRDIIGRIQHDHTQSNL, encoded by the coding sequence ATGAGGGTAGACCTAAACTCTGACCTTGGTGAAAGCTTCGGGAGGTACAAGCTTGGCTTAGATGAGGAGGTCATGAAGTACATAACATCAGCGAATGTGGCCTGCGGATGGCACGCTGGAGATCCACTCGTCATGAGGAAGACGATAAGGTTGGCAAAGGAAAATGGGGTTGAAGTAGGGGCCCACCCAGGGTACCCTGATCTAATGGGCTTCGGCAGGAGGTACATGAAACTAACCCCCGAAGAGGCCAGAAACTACATCCTCTATCAGATAGGCGCACTGTATGCATTCGTTAGGGCTGAGGGGCTTGAACTTCAGCACGTAAAGCCCCATGGAGCTTTGTACAATGCCATGGTTAAGGAGGAAGACCTAGCGAGAGCCGTCATTGAAGGTATTCTCGACTTTGATAAAAATCTCATTCTGGTCACGCTATCAAATTCAAGGGTTGCGGAGATTGCGGAGGAGATGGGTCTCAAGGTTGCACATGAGGTCTTTGCCGACAGAGCCTACAACCCCGACGGGACCTTGGTTCCTAGGAGTCAGCCCGGAGCAGTAATCCACGATAAGGAGGAAATCGCTGAGAGAGTAATTTCAATGGTCAAAGATGGCGGAGTTAGGGCAATAAATGGGGAGTGGATCGAGCTGAAGGTTGATACTATATGCGTCCACGGAGATAATCCGAAGGCCGTGGAGATAACAGCGCACATAAGGAAGAAACTTGAGGAGGAAGGTGTAAAAATAGTTCCTCTTAGAGATATCATTGGGAGGATTCAGCATGATCACACTCAAAGCAATTTATGA
- the pxpB gene encoding 5-oxoprolinase subunit PxpB, whose protein sequence is MLTIRLLGDSGVLISFGEVIDEEINKRVHALAQAIEKDKPEWLVEVVPAYSSLAIYYDPTLITHEEVISYVSDLKFNVEDVKGREIEIPVAYGGEFGPDIEFVAEYNGLTIDDVIEIHSKPLYRVYFLGFLPGFAYLGGMDERIATPRLEKPRTKVPAGSVGIAGKQTGWYAIESPGGWRIIGRTPLRTFNPKKVPPSIALPGDYVKFVPIDEEEFWEIYKEEWEND, encoded by the coding sequence ATGTTAACTATAAGATTACTCGGTGACTCTGGCGTTCTAATTTCCTTCGGTGAGGTGATAGATGAAGAGATCAATAAGAGGGTTCACGCTCTCGCTCAGGCGATAGAAAAGGATAAACCAGAGTGGCTCGTTGAAGTTGTTCCAGCATATTCCTCACTCGCAATATACTATGATCCAACCCTGATAACGCACGAAGAGGTTATCTCATATGTTTCCGATTTAAAGTTCAATGTGGAGGATGTAAAGGGCAGGGAGATTGAGATTCCAGTAGCTTACGGAGGAGAATTCGGGCCCGATATAGAGTTCGTGGCAGAGTATAACGGTCTCACGATTGATGATGTCATTGAGATTCACTCCAAACCTTTATACAGAGTCTACTTCCTGGGCTTCCTCCCTGGGTTCGCATACTTGGGGGGCATGGACGAGAGGATAGCTACCCCAAGGCTCGAGAAACCCAGGACTAAGGTTCCCGCAGGAAGCGTTGGAATTGCCGGAAAGCAGACTGGATGGTATGCAATAGAGAGCCCGGGAGGATGGAGGATAATCGGAAGAACGCCATTGAGGACATTCAACCCCAAAAAGGTTCCGCCAAGCATAGCCCTTCCTGGGGACTACGTCAAGTTTGTTCCCATAGATGAAGAAGAGTTCTGGGAGATCTACAAGGAGGAATGGGAAAATGATTGA
- a CDS encoding PIN domain-containing protein: MYLIDTDVLIDVLRGMKLLRFLRRHFQILLIDEEIGILSGEIRRDYNIGLGDAIIAATAIVHGLSVVTGNIRHFSKVEGLHVIKPPYR; the protein is encoded by the coding sequence ATGTATCTAATTGATACGGATGTACTAATCGACGTCCTAAGAGGTATGAAGCTTCTCAGATTTTTGAGGAGGCACTTTCAAATACTCCTCATTGATGAAGAAATAGGAATCCTCAGTGGCGAAATTAGGCGAGATTACAATATAGGGCTCGGTGATGCCATTATTGCAGCAACTGCTATTGTGCATGGCTTATCGGTAGTTACGGGAAATATTAGGCACTTCTCGAAAGTTGAAGGTCTGCACGTGATAAAACCACCCTACAGGTGA